A region from the Saccharomonospora azurea NA-128 genome encodes:
- a CDS encoding extracellular solute-binding protein → MRRILTLLAGVLMLAGTTTACGLESAGADGGLTIYTARDKGLAEKVVQDFEAANPEYEGKVRLLTLGAQEAFERVSAEKGRPQADIWWGGTQQQFSLAAEQDLLAPAPAEVRDAVPERYRDADGRWLGEMVLPEVIFYNENMLSPEEAPKDWDDLVKPEFKDKIAIRDVAASGTMRSIYSAMIARADSVEDGYDWLRELDANTKVYAANPTDLYLRVQREEAPVSVWNLQDVLLQQKKHDAPFKPISAVSGDPQLVDGVAKIKNGPNGEAADAFLSFLLGEDTQKELAEEYYQLPTVELEQEPSWLAELDLTEMPVDWERVAAKEKEWISYWSENIKNKQ, encoded by the coding sequence ATGCGCAGAATCCTCACTCTCCTGGCCGGTGTGCTGATGCTCGCCGGAACGACCACCGCCTGCGGCCTGGAGTCCGCGGGAGCCGACGGTGGGTTGACCATCTACACGGCACGCGACAAGGGCCTGGCCGAGAAGGTGGTGCAGGACTTCGAAGCGGCGAACCCCGAGTACGAGGGTAAGGTGCGCCTGCTGACGCTGGGCGCCCAGGAGGCGTTCGAGCGCGTGTCCGCCGAGAAGGGCCGGCCTCAGGCCGACATCTGGTGGGGCGGCACGCAACAGCAGTTCAGCCTCGCCGCCGAGCAGGACCTGCTCGCGCCCGCGCCCGCGGAGGTCCGCGACGCCGTGCCGGAGCGCTACCGCGACGCCGACGGCCGCTGGCTCGGCGAGATGGTGCTCCCCGAGGTGATCTTCTACAACGAGAACATGCTCAGCCCCGAGGAAGCCCCGAAGGACTGGGATGACCTCGTCAAGCCCGAGTTCAAGGACAAGATCGCCATCCGGGACGTGGCCGCGTCCGGGACCATGCGCAGCATCTACTCGGCGATGATCGCTCGTGCCGACAGCGTCGAGGACGGTTACGACTGGCTTCGCGAGCTTGACGCCAACACCAAGGTCTACGCCGCCAACCCGACCGACCTCTATCTGCGGGTGCAGCGTGAGGAAGCGCCCGTGAGCGTGTGGAACCTGCAGGACGTGCTGCTGCAGCAGAAGAAGCACGACGCACCGTTCAAGCCGATCTCGGCGGTCTCCGGCGACCCGCAGCTCGTCGACGGTGTCGCGAAGATCAAGAACGGGCCGAACGGCGAGGCGGCGGACGCGTTCCTGTCGTTCCTGCTCGGTGAGGACACCCAGAAGGAGCTCGCCGAGGAGTACTACCAGCTGCCGACCGTCGAGCTGGAGCAGGAGCCGAGCTGGCTCGCCGAACTGGACCTGACCGAGATGCCCGTGGACTGGGAGCGCGTCGCTGCCAAGGAGAAGGAATGGATCTCCTACTGGAGCGAGAACATCAAGAACAAGCAGTGA
- a CDS encoding ROK family transcriptional regulator, which yields MSHERSAPTGQEALRRIRTGAVLAALREHGPVSRTELAELTGYRPSSLTMIVRDLMASGHIVQAGTGGSSGGRRPHLLEFNPSAESLVALSLEGEQANADVVDLSGELLGGHSRRVDPARPLDDLVAVTTDALDAHPDPRPSRVVFSLPGVATEKGSVTLSPVLRALGEDSLATALSERSGIPVQVENDVNLIALGERERGAAADVDDLVLIHVGYGIGAAVVSGGSLCRGAAGFAGEIGFLPTSVPPDPHTGDRGRFEQRWSVPGISAALSEVNGHRTLDPVAELAARADEPAVARLRRNVIEAWAFAAVVCACVTNPARIVFAGAAPQLGEAGLAELGEVVRASAPSAPEVVYAALGAQALNVGAVSPSLLSHAAAPTQSPQSSPRKGS from the coding sequence ATGTCGCACGAACGGTCGGCGCCGACCGGACAGGAAGCGTTGCGCCGCATCCGCACCGGAGCAGTACTCGCGGCGCTGCGGGAGCACGGTCCTGTGTCTCGGACGGAACTCGCCGAGCTCACGGGCTACCGGCCTTCCTCTCTCACGATGATCGTCCGGGACCTCATGGCCTCCGGCCACATCGTCCAGGCGGGAACGGGCGGCTCCTCGGGAGGCCGCCGCCCGCACCTTCTGGAGTTCAATCCCTCCGCGGAATCGCTCGTCGCGCTCTCGCTGGAGGGCGAGCAGGCCAACGCCGACGTCGTCGACCTCTCCGGCGAACTGCTCGGCGGACACAGCCGCCGCGTGGATCCAGCGAGACCGCTGGACGACCTGGTGGCCGTCACCACCGACGCCCTCGACGCGCATCCCGATCCCCGGCCGAGCCGCGTGGTGTTCTCGCTCCCCGGTGTCGCCACGGAGAAGGGCTCCGTGACCCTCTCCCCCGTCCTGCGGGCACTCGGCGAGGACTCCCTGGCCACGGCGCTGTCCGAGCGGTCGGGCATTCCGGTGCAGGTCGAGAACGACGTGAACCTCATCGCCCTGGGCGAGCGCGAGCGCGGTGCCGCGGCCGATGTGGACGATCTGGTGCTCATCCACGTCGGGTACGGCATCGGTGCCGCCGTCGTGAGCGGCGGGTCGCTGTGCCGGGGCGCGGCCGGGTTCGCCGGGGAGATCGGCTTCCTGCCCACGAGCGTGCCGCCCGACCCGCACACCGGTGACCGCGGCCGGTTCGAGCAGCGGTGGAGCGTCCCCGGTATCAGCGCCGCACTCTCCGAGGTGAACGGTCACCGGACGCTGGATCCGGTCGCCGAACTGGCGGCCCGGGCCGACGAACCCGCGGTGGCGCGGCTTCGCCGCAACGTGATCGAGGCCTGGGCCTTCGCCGCCGTCGTCTGCGCCTGTGTCACGAACCCGGCGCGCATCGTCTTCGCCGGAGCCGCACCCCAACTCGGCGAGGCCGGTCTGGCCGAACTCGGCGAGGTCGTGCGCGCGTCGGCTCCGTCCGCTCCCGAAGTCGTCTACGCCGCACTCGGCGCGCAAGCCCTGAACGTCGGTGCGGTCTCCCCTTCCCTGTTGTCCCACGCTGCGGCCCCGACGCAGTCACCGCAGTCATCGCCACGAAAGGGCAGCTGA
- a CDS encoding DUF2182 domain-containing protein: MTRQAAGRGVPSLRAWSGVEWALAAALLVLAAAAWVVTSVVAMPDMRLGILAGPSPMGGDMAAMSVGLGLFVLTWVVMMAAMMLPAITPFTVGVRTLLPAGTRTRRVLVGLTLGYLAVWSALGLLAYAVVRGFDTVAESGSTTAVKTGAVVLLVAGGYQFTPLKRWCLVRCRSPLALVMRHGPQASRGPVGAFAVGMRHGGYCVGCCWGLMAVLLAAGVMSLVWMAVIAAAITIEKVLPRPELAGRLWGAGLLGAGAVLFLAPGLVAM; encoded by the coding sequence ATGACCCGTCAGGCAGCCGGCCGGGGTGTCCCCTCGCTCCGTGCGTGGAGCGGTGTCGAGTGGGCGCTCGCCGCGGCACTGCTCGTCCTCGCCGCGGCGGCGTGGGTCGTCACGAGTGTGGTGGCGATGCCCGACATGCGGCTGGGCATCCTCGCCGGCCCGTCGCCGATGGGCGGGGACATGGCGGCGATGTCCGTCGGCCTGGGCCTCTTCGTCCTCACCTGGGTGGTGATGATGGCGGCGATGATGTTGCCCGCCATCACGCCGTTCACGGTCGGCGTCCGCACGTTGCTGCCGGCGGGGACGCGGACGCGTCGCGTGCTCGTCGGGTTGACGCTCGGCTACCTCGCGGTGTGGAGCGCCCTCGGCCTGCTCGCCTACGCGGTGGTGCGCGGCTTCGACACGGTGGCCGAGTCGGGGAGCACGACCGCGGTCAAGACGGGAGCGGTCGTACTGCTCGTCGCGGGCGGCTATCAGTTCACCCCGCTGAAGCGGTGGTGCCTGGTGCGCTGCCGCTCGCCGCTGGCGCTGGTCATGCGACACGGTCCCCAGGCGTCCCGCGGCCCCGTCGGGGCGTTCGCGGTCGGCATGCGCCACGGCGGTTACTGCGTCGGGTGCTGCTGGGGGTTGATGGCGGTGCTGCTCGCCGCGGGCGTGATGAGTCTGGTGTGGATGGCGGTCATCGCCGCGGCGATCACGATCGAGAAGGTGCTGCCGCGCCCCGAGCTCGCCGGCCGGCTGTGGGGAGCGGGCCTGCTGGGCGCGGGTGCGGTGTTGTTCCTCGCGCCCGGCCTCGTCGCCATGTGA
- a CDS encoding ABC transporter ATP-binding protein codes for MIPVRLDRISKSYGANAPVVHDVDVTIGAGEFFTLLGPSGCGKSTTLRMIAGFVAPSSGRILFDGRDMTAVPPNKRGTGMVFQNYALFPHYDVAQNVAYGLVSRKVAKDERRKRVAAALDAVGLDGYADRRIDQLSGGQQQRVALARALVINPAVLLLDEPLSNLDAKLREEMRTEIRRAQKDAGITSVYVTHDQNEAMAMSDRVAVFDAGKLHQIGTPREVYHRPASAFVARFIGRSNVLPGEVVGREGEQVAVRVSGGKTVLAGHPDDLAVAEGDAVAVSVRPEHLTFTDAGAGTFDAEVRGIEFTGSHCQFDLRAGDLDLAVTAADRVDLPRLGDTVGVRPESGRAWVVRP; via the coding sequence ATGATCCCTGTTCGCCTGGACCGCATCAGCAAGAGCTACGGCGCGAACGCGCCGGTGGTGCACGACGTCGACGTCACCATCGGCGCGGGCGAGTTCTTCACGCTGCTCGGACCGTCCGGCTGCGGCAAGTCGACGACGTTGCGCATGATCGCGGGCTTCGTCGCCCCCAGCAGCGGCCGCATCCTGTTCGACGGTCGTGACATGACCGCGGTGCCGCCGAACAAGCGCGGCACCGGCATGGTGTTCCAGAACTACGCCCTGTTCCCGCACTACGACGTCGCCCAGAACGTCGCGTACGGGCTGGTGTCGCGCAAGGTGGCGAAGGACGAGCGCCGCAAGCGGGTCGCCGCCGCGCTCGACGCGGTCGGCCTCGACGGGTACGCCGATCGCCGGATCGACCAGCTCTCGGGCGGCCAGCAACAGCGGGTCGCGCTGGCCCGGGCGCTGGTCATCAACCCCGCGGTGCTGCTGCTCGACGAGCCACTGTCCAATCTCGACGCGAAGCTGCGGGAGGAGATGCGCACGGAGATCCGCCGGGCACAGAAGGACGCGGGTATCACGAGTGTCTACGTGACCCACGACCAGAACGAGGCGATGGCGATGAGTGATCGCGTCGCCGTGTTCGACGCCGGAAAGCTGCACCAGATCGGCACGCCGCGCGAGGTGTATCACCGTCCGGCCTCGGCGTTCGTGGCGCGCTTCATCGGGCGCAGCAACGTGTTGCCCGGCGAGGTCGTGGGCCGGGAGGGCGAGCAGGTGGCGGTGCGGGTGTCCGGCGGGAAGACGGTGCTGGCCGGACATCCGGACGATCTGGCCGTCGCCGAGGGGGACGCCGTCGCCGTGTCGGTCCGGCCCGAGCACCTCACGTTCACCGACGCGGGTGCCGGGACGTTCGACGCCGAGGTGCGGGGAATCGAGTTCACCGGGTCGCACTGCCAGTTCGACCTGCGGGCCGGTGACCTCGACCTCGCCGTCACGGCCGCGGACCGGGTGGACCTTCCGCGGCTCGGCGACACGGTCGGGGTGCGGCCCGAGTCCGGGCGCGCGTGGGTGGTGCGACCGTGA